In the Plodia interpunctella isolate USDA-ARS_2022_Savannah chromosome 6, ilPloInte3.2, whole genome shotgun sequence genome, one interval contains:
- the LOC128671008 gene encoding spidroin-1-like: protein MVSKISIVLLGLCCAVNCNPLIGETTVCETSPNLGLGLGLGGLGLGLGGLGGLGGLGALGGATTVCESSPNLALGLGLGGLGYGGLYGGLGGLGGLGGLYGLGGLGGLGGLGGLGGAATVCESAPNLGIGGLGLGLGGLGLGGLGGLGLGGLGLGGLGATTVCESAPNLGLGLGGLGLGGLGLGGLGGLGGLGLGGLGLGGATTVCESTPNLGLGLGGLGLGGLGLGGMGGLGLGGLGLGGATTVCESAPNLGFGLGGLGLNGLGLGGVYGLGGLGGLGGLGALGGATSVCETAPNMGLGLGGLGLGGLGLYGGLGVPFL, encoded by the exons ATGGTTTCAAAGATCTCTATTGTTCTCTTGG GCCTATGTTGCGCCGTCAACTGCAACCCACTAATTGGGGAGACTACGGTCTGTGAGACATCCCCTAATCTTGGCTTGGGCTTGGGCCTGGGTGGCTTAGGGCTGGGCTTAGGAGGACTCGGTGGACTCGGGGGCCTCGGAGCGCTCGGCGGTGCTACCACTGTCTGTGAATCATCACCTAATTTAGCCTTAGGCCTTGGTCTGGGTGGATTAGGATATGGCGGACTATACGGTGGATTGGGTGGCCTGGGAGGCTTAGGAGGTCTTTACGGCTTGGGTGGTTTGGGAGGTTTAGGTGGTTTGGGTGGACTCGGAGGTGCTGCGACTGTCTGTGAATCTGCACCTAATCTAGGTATTGGTGGTCTTGGACTTGGCCTCGGTGGATTGGGATTAGGCGGCCTTGGTGGATTGGGACTGGGTGGACTAGGCCTTGGTGGTTTGGGAGCAACTACAGTATGTGAATCTGCTCCAAATCTTGGTTTGGGTCTAGGCGGGCTCGGTCTGGGTGGACTCGGATTAGGGGGCTTAGGCGGTTTAGGCGGCTTGGGCCTGGGTGGATTAGGATTGGGAGGAGCAACTACAGTTTGTGAATCTACTCCAAATCTTGGTTTAGGTCTCGGCGGGCTCGGTCTGGGTGGACTCGGATTAGGCGGCATGGGTGGTTTGGGCCTGGGTGGATTAGGATTGGGAGGAGCTACTACAGTATGTGAATCTGCTCCTAATCTAGGCTTTGGTCTTGGCGGGCTTGGTCTAAATGGACTCGGATTAGGTGGAGTTTATGGTTTGGGTGGGCTGGGTGGCTTAGGAGGTCTAGGTGCTTTAGGTGGGGCAACGAGTGTATGCGAAACTGCTCCTAATATGGGCTTAGGTCTGGGAGGCCTTGGCCTAGGTGGACTTGGTCTCTATGGAGGCCTTGGTGTACCTTTTTTATAG